In a genomic window of Rubrivirga sp. SAORIC476:
- a CDS encoding GAF domain-containing sensor histidine kinase, with the protein MHTALAPRRFAPAAPSATATPLDRLRRLLDINIALNTYGDTNRLLRVITQTAAAVANCEAASILLYDEHADALRFEAASGQVGDDLVGMLVPIHGSLAGTIYTEDRVVYASNAKTDGRHYTEIDGDTGFDTRSLLGAPMRIDGRPVGVLEVLNPHRGGFTRDDAEALLVVAAQAAVAIRNARYEDALLRLNQKLADLDRLKNNFLAITSHEMRTPLTSVRGFGQILAEEVRADLTPYADAVVRAGYRMTNVVETLDVMASLHADLGMHPGRVVSLRCLMVEAAQSVQGDIRVRFPEGVEVEGHGPRIRLAFTNLLRNAVQFSSPASPVSVDALVGDGGVHIRIRDEGRGLQAEDLERIFEAYEQVSQGDQREHEGLGVGLTVARAIAVQHGGRLWAESPGLGAGSTFHLTLPLLGGHRSA; encoded by the coding sequence ATGCACACCGCCCTAGCTCCTCGCCGCTTCGCGCCCGCCGCGCCGTCCGCGACCGCGACTCCGCTCGACCGGTTGCGGCGGCTCCTCGACATCAACATCGCCCTGAACACGTACGGCGATACGAACCGGCTGCTGCGCGTGATCACGCAGACCGCCGCGGCGGTCGCGAACTGTGAGGCGGCGTCGATCCTGCTCTACGACGAGCACGCGGACGCCCTGCGGTTCGAGGCCGCCAGCGGACAGGTCGGCGACGACCTGGTCGGCATGCTGGTCCCGATCCATGGGAGCCTCGCGGGGACCATCTACACCGAGGACCGGGTGGTATACGCCTCGAACGCGAAGACCGATGGACGGCACTACACGGAAATCGACGGCGACACGGGGTTCGACACGCGCTCGCTGCTGGGTGCTCCCATGCGCATCGACGGGCGGCCGGTCGGGGTGCTGGAGGTCCTCAACCCGCACCGGGGCGGCTTTACGCGCGACGATGCCGAAGCGCTCCTCGTCGTGGCCGCTCAGGCGGCCGTCGCGATTCGCAACGCGCGCTACGAGGACGCGCTGCTCCGGCTGAACCAGAAGCTGGCCGACCTCGACCGGCTGAAGAACAACTTCCTGGCCATCACCTCGCACGAGATGCGAACGCCGCTGACCTCGGTCCGTGGGTTCGGGCAGATCCTCGCCGAGGAGGTCCGTGCCGACCTGACGCCGTACGCCGACGCGGTCGTCCGGGCAGGGTACCGGATGACGAACGTGGTGGAGACCCTCGACGTGATGGCGAGCCTCCATGCCGACCTCGGGATGCATCCGGGACGGGTCGTGTCGCTGAGGTGCCTGATGGTCGAGGCCGCACAGTCAGTCCAGGGCGACATCCGGGTCCGGTTTCCGGAGGGAGTGGAGGTGGAGGGGCACGGGCCCCGGATCCGGCTCGCGTTTACCAACCTGCTCCGCAACGCGGTCCAGTTCTCATCTCCGGCGTCGCCGGTCTCCGTGGACGCGCTGGTGGGAGATGGAGGCGTCCACATTCGGATCCGCGATGAGGGCCGCGGACTCCAGGCCGAGGACCTGGAGCGCATCTTCGAAGCCTACGAGCAAGTCTCCCAGGGCGACCAGCGAGAGCACGAGGGGCTGGGTGTCGGGCTGACGGTCGCGCGGGCCATCGCGGTCCAGCACGGAGGGCGACTGTGGGCGGAGAGCCCCGGTCTCGGCGCGGGCTCCACGTTCCACTTGACCCTGCCCCTGCTCGGCGGCCACCGGTCGGCCTGA
- a CDS encoding DUF1801 domain-containing protein: MQPAPPSSDWRAERLARLRTLILLADPAVVEEVKWRKPTNPDGVLAWSHDGLICTGETYKDKVKLTFARGAALDDPTGLFNASLTGTTRRAIDLHEKTEVDETAFLALIREAVRSNQARAAG; the protein is encoded by the coding sequence ATGCAACCCGCCCCCCCATCGAGCGACTGGCGCGCCGAGCGGCTGGCCCGGCTCCGCACGCTGATCCTCCTCGCTGACCCCGCGGTGGTCGAGGAGGTAAAGTGGCGGAAGCCCACGAACCCGGACGGCGTCCTGGCGTGGTCCCACGACGGGCTGATCTGCACCGGCGAGACGTACAAAGACAAGGTCAAGCTCACGTTCGCTCGCGGGGCCGCGCTCGACGACCCGACCGGGCTGTTCAACGCCAGCCTGACCGGCACAACGCGCCGGGCCATCGACCTCCACGAGAAGACCGAGGTGGACGAGACCGCATTTCTCGCGTTGATCCGAGAGGCCGTCCGGTCGAACCAGGCGCGGGCCGCAGGCTAG
- a CDS encoding FKBP-type peptidyl-prolyl cis-trans isomerase → MTFRLLLPAVALLAFAGCNGSSSAGTANLDGIADADAFQQVSYNVGYQSAQQFLQQDSSFSFARFVDGFNAGLAGDSVEIAYALGLQYGLQVGQDTLGTIDRELFLSGVRSGLNGDSLRLSPEQFQAAQAIVEDSVSIRQIRARAKTDDAAARTLTQIQANAVSADSFMTAVRARQGVRELGDGVLYTVQTEGEGASPTENDRVAIRYRGTFINGQEFDASGEEPAVLSVNQVVPGFAAALKDMKPGETRTVFIPPSQAYGLMGQPGPGGEGGVPPNSVLQFELTLVEILDMTPPAGTFGPGQMRSPGR, encoded by the coding sequence ATGACCTTCCGCCTCCTCCTCCCCGCCGTCGCCCTGCTGGCGTTCGCCGGCTGCAACGGCTCCAGCTCCGCCGGGACCGCCAACCTCGACGGCATCGCCGACGCCGATGCCTTCCAGCAGGTCTCGTACAACGTCGGCTATCAGTCCGCGCAGCAGTTCCTGCAGCAGGACTCGTCGTTCAGCTTCGCGCGCTTCGTCGACGGCTTCAACGCCGGCCTGGCGGGCGACTCGGTCGAGATCGCGTATGCGCTTGGCCTCCAGTACGGTCTGCAGGTGGGCCAGGACACGCTGGGCACCATCGACCGCGAGCTGTTCCTGTCGGGCGTCCGTTCGGGCCTCAACGGCGACTCGCTGCGCCTCTCGCCGGAGCAGTTCCAGGCCGCTCAGGCCATCGTCGAGGACTCCGTCTCGATCCGCCAGATCCGGGCGCGCGCCAAGACCGACGACGCCGCAGCGCGGACGCTGACGCAGATCCAGGCCAACGCCGTCTCGGCCGACTCGTTCATGACGGCGGTCCGGGCCCGGCAGGGCGTCCGGGAGCTGGGCGACGGCGTGCTCTACACCGTCCAGACGGAGGGCGAGGGCGCCAGCCCGACTGAGAACGATCGCGTCGCGATCCGCTACCGCGGCACGTTCATCAACGGCCAGGAGTTCGACGCCTCTGGTGAGGAGCCGGCCGTGCTCTCCGTCAACCAGGTGGTGCCGGGCTTCGCGGCGGCGCTCAAGGACATGAAGCCGGGCGAGACGCGCACGGTGTTCATCCCGCCGTCGCAGGCCTACGGCCTGATGGGCCAGCCCGGCCCCGGCGGTGAGGGCGGCGTGCCGCCGAACTCGGTGCTCCAGTTCGAGCTGACGCTCGTCGAGATCCTCGACATGACGCCTCCGGCCGGCACCTTCGGCCCAGGCCAGATGCGCTCGCCGGGTCGCTAG
- a CDS encoding ATP-dependent DNA helicase RecQ: MTASPPAVSAALRGALREHFGFESLRPGQEDAIRPVLEGRDALVVMPTGAGKSLVYQLGALLKPEGVTVVVSPLIALMKDQVDALRARGIAAAYVNSSQSQTERREVLADLRGGRLRLVYAAPERLRLPSFQKTLREVGVALLAVDEAHCVSQWGHDFRPDYLALASARRGMGDPPCVALTATATPRVQDDIAAQLDLRDPARLVTGFNRPNLVFEVKATATADQKRQVLHRFLNARPDEAGLIYVATRKDCEALARFVREQVGRPCEAYHAGLPDAERAHVQEQFVSGRLHTVVATNAFGMGVDRGDVRFVAHWSIPSTLESYYQEAGRAGRDGRPAVALLLYAPQDRQLKEWFIEQGAPTVDDLRRVWNHVKRASVRLDEEIAAMGEAYDPTAGASDADFLLAMSEDSGVHASKLPNVLRRLVTAGALAERDDRAGPARWIPREWVQRDIDRALSSVDKHRGDQMESLMGIVRYAQTSDCRRRTILDHFGDAAETAVEPEVCCDACRQRVRLEARVPGEIPEWDDVPMASRVAIGLLDAVRRMRWPVGRLTLAKILAGSKAKGMDKYEGHAYFGRLQHLGQGTVDGIYKDLLLKGYLRIGGDEYPVVELTPLGDQAIDYRETIDIEVPAFGSRSPSRGSGSTEEPLDGADGALFEALRQWRTGVATERGVPSYVVFNDRTLRGIAQSRPASEDEMLAVSGVGPAKWEQYGAEVLELVAEAA, from the coding sequence GTGACCGCCTCGCCCCCCGCCGTCTCCGCCGCCCTGCGGGGCGCGCTCCGCGAGCACTTCGGGTTCGAGAGCCTCCGGCCGGGTCAGGAGGACGCCATCCGGCCGGTGCTGGAAGGCCGGGACGCGCTCGTGGTGATGCCGACCGGCGCAGGCAAGAGCCTCGTCTACCAGCTCGGCGCGCTCCTCAAGCCCGAGGGCGTCACCGTCGTCGTGTCGCCGCTCATCGCGCTGATGAAGGATCAGGTGGACGCCCTCCGGGCGCGCGGCATCGCGGCGGCGTACGTCAACTCGTCGCAGAGCCAGACCGAGCGCCGCGAGGTGCTGGCGGACCTCCGAGGCGGGCGTCTCCGGCTGGTCTACGCCGCGCCCGAGCGCCTGCGCCTGCCGTCGTTTCAGAAGACGCTCCGGGAGGTCGGCGTGGCACTGCTGGCCGTCGACGAAGCGCACTGCGTGAGCCAGTGGGGCCACGACTTCCGGCCGGACTACCTCGCGCTGGCGTCCGCTCGCCGGGGGATGGGCGACCCGCCCTGTGTCGCGCTGACGGCGACGGCCACGCCGCGCGTGCAGGACGACATCGCCGCGCAGCTCGACCTCCGCGACCCCGCCCGCCTCGTCACCGGCTTCAACCGTCCCAACCTGGTCTTCGAGGTCAAGGCCACCGCCACCGCCGACCAGAAGCGGCAGGTGCTGCACCGGTTTCTCAACGCACGGCCCGACGAGGCTGGGCTGATCTACGTCGCCACGCGGAAGGACTGCGAGGCGCTGGCGCGGTTCGTCCGCGAGCAGGTCGGGCGGCCGTGTGAGGCCTACCACGCCGGGCTGCCCGACGCCGAACGGGCGCACGTGCAAGAGCAGTTCGTGAGCGGGCGCCTCCACACGGTGGTTGCCACCAACGCGTTCGGGATGGGCGTCGACCGCGGCGACGTGCGGTTCGTGGCCCACTGGTCGATCCCGTCGACCCTGGAGAGCTACTACCAGGAGGCCGGGCGCGCGGGCCGCGACGGACGACCCGCGGTCGCGCTCCTGCTCTACGCTCCTCAGGACCGCCAGCTCAAGGAGTGGTTCATCGAGCAGGGGGCTCCGACCGTCGACGACCTCCGCCGCGTGTGGAATCACGTCAAGCGCGCCTCGGTCCGTCTCGACGAAGAGATCGCCGCGATGGGCGAGGCATACGACCCGACCGCCGGGGCATCGGACGCCGATTTCCTGCTCGCCATGAGCGAGGACTCGGGGGTCCATGCGTCCAAGCTGCCCAACGTGCTCCGGCGCCTCGTGACCGCGGGCGCCCTCGCCGAGCGCGACGACCGCGCAGGCCCGGCGCGCTGGATCCCGCGCGAGTGGGTCCAGCGAGACATCGACCGCGCGCTCTCGTCGGTCGACAAGCACCGGGGCGACCAGATGGAGTCGCTGATGGGCATCGTCCGCTACGCCCAGACCTCGGACTGCCGCCGCCGGACCATCCTCGACCACTTTGGCGACGCCGCCGAGACGGCCGTAGAGCCGGAGGTCTGCTGTGACGCCTGCCGCCAGCGGGTGCGGCTGGAGGCTCGCGTGCCAGGGGAAATCCCCGAGTGGGACGACGTGCCGATGGCCTCGCGCGTCGCCATCGGCCTGCTCGACGCCGTGCGCCGGATGCGGTGGCCGGTGGGCCGCCTGACGCTCGCCAAGATCCTGGCGGGCTCGAAGGCGAAGGGCATGGACAAGTACGAGGGCCACGCCTACTTCGGGCGCCTGCAGCACCTCGGGCAGGGCACCGTGGACGGCATCTACAAGGACCTCCTGCTGAAGGGCTACCTCCGCATCGGCGGGGACGAGTACCCGGTCGTGGAACTCACGCCGCTCGGCGACCAGGCCATCGACTACCGCGAGACGATCGACATCGAGGTGCCCGCTTTCGGGAGCCGCTCGCCCAGTCGGGGCTCCGGCTCCACCGAGGAGCCGCTGGACGGCGCCGACGGTGCGCTCTTCGAGGCCCTCCGCCAGTGGCGCACCGGGGTCGCCACGGAGCGGGGGGTGCCGTCCTACGTCGTCTTCAACGACCGGACGCTCCGTGGCATCGCGCAGTCTCGGCCCGCCTCTGAGGACGAGATGCTGGCCGTCTCGGGCGTCGGCCCGGCCAAGTGGGAGCAGTACGGCGCCGAGGTGCTCGAACTGGTCGCCGAGGCGGCGTAG
- the hisB gene encoding imidazoleglycerol-phosphate dehydratase HisB → MADLSPRSATVERRTAETAIRLTLDLDAAAPTYANATGVGFLDHMLDLFARHGRFGLTVEAEGDLHVDDHHTVEDVGICLGQALGEALGDKAFITRYGAATVPMDEALARAVFDLSGRAYLVFEAHFDRERVGDLSTELVEHFWWSVAEHARLTLHLDVLRGMNDHHRIEALFKAAARALRQAVDRDPAGDRLPSTKEAL, encoded by the coding sequence ATGGCCGACCTCTCCCCCCGCTCCGCAACCGTCGAGCGCCGGACCGCCGAGACCGCGATCCGCCTGACGCTCGACCTCGACGCCGCCGCGCCGACCTACGCCAACGCCACCGGCGTCGGCTTTCTGGACCACATGCTGGACCTGTTCGCGCGCCACGGCCGCTTCGGCCTCACCGTCGAGGCGGAGGGCGACCTCCACGTGGACGACCACCATACCGTCGAGGACGTGGGCATCTGCCTCGGGCAGGCGCTGGGCGAGGCGCTCGGCGACAAGGCCTTCATCACGCGCTACGGCGCGGCGACGGTCCCGATGGACGAGGCGCTGGCCCGCGCTGTCTTCGACCTCTCCGGCCGGGCCTACCTGGTGTTCGAGGCGCACTTCGACCGCGAGCGCGTCGGCGACCTGTCGACGGAGCTGGTGGAGCACTTCTGGTGGAGCGTCGCCGAGCACGCCCGGCTGACCCTCCACCTGGACGTGCTCCGGGGGATGAACGACCACCACCGCATCGAGGCGCTCTTCAAAGCCGCCGCGCGGGCACTGCGGCAGGCCGTCGACCGCGACCCCGCGGGCGACCGGTTGCCGAGCACCAAAGAGGCGCTCTGA
- a CDS encoding T9SS type A sorting domain-containing protein, with protein MALARLPALIALLTIGSGAAAMGPSPSVAVPGSLDDAMHRVLGATEGGLATRDDFGWSVSLDGDRALVGVLRGAGVGPNTGSAYVFVRDGLGWALEAVLAAEDGEATDAFGSSVSLSGDRALVGASSEDSFGRTGNGAAYVFVRSGTTWSQEAKLASGNPESSGAFGSSVSLSGDRALIGAPLETTVGPLGGRAYGFVRSGSTWSLETTLLPLNPSSQDWFGIAVSLDGDRALVGAFLNGDAGQGSGAAYFFERGSSGWAEVDQVTASDANGTGWFGYAVSLDGDRALIGAMRDSENGVRTGSAYVFRWTGADWAEEAQLVAPDGADLDQFGHSVALSGDLALVGAPWDDDRGMESGSVYAFARSGSTWSLESKMTGTGDASHGASDELGYSVALLGETALVGAIGESTDPVVDGAAYVFDRSPVDWALHGRLAPSGVDAIGLIEITGSAGIRYLGAPSAGLTVDDLAAQSLVRGVPGFYPAATPANLWTEYDPVANDWGVSSGTGEVVRPGHAFRWRIVDRVIGNPTVSAGVELPFVLATPRAPNEEVPIIELDTMGTRFNYLANPYATPLDLTGIAGWPGGANLSPLAPVWVWDAAARSWDDAPATIGPWEAFRVRSKGPRVNGGARTLRIPVEAAALDASPPSSAPRSPALAFALTGTDRAGRTVRDGALTVRFVPNATVGFEETEDVRKFQPPSEAYALVGARVDGAFVGYDVRPFESASIPLAVEARGTGTSFTLSWDASALPAGLPAVLVDLATGTEVDLRTRSAYPFALVPRPAHAEVPMDDVADGTQATDRFVLQIGDRVAATEAGARPVALTGIAPNPSTGVSRVAFTIPEAGPVELTVVDVRGREVSVLASGAMSAGRHEVLLRSEALAGGIYVVRLEAAGTLVTRPVVVVR; from the coding sequence ATGGCCCTCGCCCGCCTCCCTGCGCTGATCGCTCTCCTCACGATTGGCTCCGGAGCCGCGGCCATGGGGCCATCGCCCAGCGTCGCCGTGCCCGGCAGCCTCGACGACGCAATGCACCGCGTCCTCGGTGCGACCGAGGGGGGGCTGGCCACGCGGGACGACTTCGGCTGGTCGGTCTCTCTCGACGGCGACCGGGCGCTCGTGGGCGTGCTCCGAGGGGCAGGCGTCGGCCCGAACACGGGCTCGGCCTACGTGTTCGTCCGCGACGGCCTCGGGTGGGCGCTGGAAGCCGTTCTTGCCGCCGAGGATGGGGAGGCCACCGACGCGTTCGGCTCCTCTGTGTCGCTCTCGGGAGATCGCGCCCTGGTGGGGGCATCGAGCGAAGACTCGTTCGGCAGAACCGGAAACGGAGCCGCCTATGTCTTCGTCCGCTCCGGGACCACCTGGAGCCAGGAGGCCAAGCTGGCGTCTGGCAATCCCGAGAGCAGCGGCGCCTTCGGCTCCTCGGTGTCGCTCTCGGGGGACCGCGCCCTGATCGGTGCCCCTCTCGAAACGACAGTGGGGCCTCTCGGGGGACGCGCGTACGGGTTCGTTCGTTCGGGCTCGACGTGGTCGCTGGAGACCACGTTGCTCCCGCTGAATCCGTCCAGCCAGGACTGGTTCGGAATCGCGGTGTCGCTCGACGGCGACCGCGCGCTGGTGGGCGCGTTCCTGAACGGCGACGCAGGGCAGGGGAGTGGGGCCGCCTATTTCTTCGAGCGTGGCAGCTCCGGATGGGCGGAGGTCGATCAGGTGACCGCCTCCGATGCCAACGGGACCGGGTGGTTCGGGTATGCCGTCTCGCTCGATGGTGACCGCGCGCTGATCGGAGCCATGCGGGATTCCGAGAACGGCGTCCGCACCGGGTCGGCGTACGTGTTCCGGTGGACGGGGGCAGACTGGGCCGAAGAGGCGCAGCTGGTCGCGCCCGACGGGGCCGACCTCGACCAGTTCGGGCACTCGGTCGCGCTCTCCGGCGACCTCGCGCTCGTTGGCGCCCCGTGGGACGACGACCGGGGGATGGAGAGCGGGTCGGTCTACGCCTTCGCACGGAGCGGGAGCACATGGAGTCTGGAGAGCAAAATGACGGGGACCGGTGATGCCAGCCACGGCGCGAGCGATGAACTGGGGTACTCGGTCGCACTCCTCGGGGAGACTGCGCTGGTCGGGGCGATCGGGGAGAGCACCGACCCTGTCGTGGACGGCGCCGCGTACGTGTTCGACCGGTCGCCCGTGGACTGGGCGCTGCACGGCCGCCTCGCGCCCTCGGGCGTCGATGCGATCGGGCTGATCGAGATCACGGGCAGTGCGGGCATCCGCTACCTCGGGGCACCGTCGGCCGGGCTGACCGTGGACGACCTCGCCGCGCAGTCGCTCGTCCGCGGCGTCCCCGGCTTCTACCCCGCGGCGACCCCGGCGAACCTGTGGACCGAGTACGATCCTGTGGCCAACGACTGGGGAGTGTCGTCCGGGACGGGGGAGGTGGTCCGCCCGGGCCATGCCTTCCGCTGGCGGATTGTCGACCGCGTCATCGGCAACCCGACCGTGAGCGCCGGGGTGGAGCTTCCGTTCGTGCTCGCTACCCCGCGTGCCCCGAACGAGGAGGTCCCCATCATCGAACTCGACACGATGGGGACCCGGTTCAACTACCTCGCCAATCCGTATGCCACCCCGCTCGACCTGACGGGGATCGCCGGGTGGCCTGGAGGCGCCAACCTCAGTCCGCTTGCGCCCGTCTGGGTGTGGGATGCCGCGGCGCGGTCCTGGGACGATGCGCCCGCCACGATCGGACCCTGGGAGGCGTTCCGGGTCCGGTCGAAAGGGCCTCGCGTGAATGGCGGGGCCCGGACGTTGCGGATTCCTGTGGAGGCTGCTGCACTGGATGCGTCGCCGCCGTCCTCGGCCCCCCGGTCTCCTGCGCTGGCCTTCGCGCTCACGGGCACGGACCGAGCGGGGCGGACGGTCCGCGACGGCGCCCTGACCGTTCGGTTCGTCCCGAATGCCACGGTCGGCTTCGAGGAGACAGAGGACGTTCGCAAGTTCCAGCCGCCCTCCGAGGCCTACGCCCTCGTCGGTGCACGCGTCGACGGGGCGTTCGTCGGGTACGACGTGCGGCCGTTCGAGTCCGCGTCGATCCCGCTGGCCGTCGAGGCGCGTGGGACGGGCACGTCGTTCACCCTGTCGTGGGATGCGTCGGCACTTCCGGCAGGGCTCCCGGCGGTCTTGGTCGACCTCGCGACCGGCACCGAGGTGGACCTCCGTACGCGGTCGGCGTACCCGTTCGCGCTGGTTCCGCGGCCCGCGCACGCAGAGGTCCCGATGGACGATGTCGCTGACGGCACGCAGGCGACCGACCGGTTCGTGCTCCAGATCGGGGACCGTGTGGCGGCCACGGAGGCGGGGGCACGTCCTGTGGCGCTGACGGGCATCGCGCCCAACCCGTCCACGGGAGTCTCTCGCGTCGCGTTCACGATCCCCGAGGCGGGCCCGGTCGAACTCACCGTGGTCGATGTCCGAGGGCGAGAGGTGTCCGTGCTGGCGTCCGGAGCGATGAGCGCGGGACGCCATGAGGTCCTCCTCCGCAGTGAGGCGCTGGCGGGTGGGATCTACGTCGTCCGGCTGGAGGCGGCCGGCACACTCGTCACGCGGCCGGTCGTCGTCGTCCGGTGA
- the mazG gene encoding nucleoside triphosphate pyrophosphohydrolase: MRHTPFPYDIADLGLSDDDRAAAHAPLFEDFVAIVRRLRRECPWDVQQTHDSTKHLTIEEAYELVDAIDAGDPVDVQKELGDLFLHVLFHAHIAETDGTFDLSDVMRSEMTKLVRRHPHVFGDEVVSGTGEVLRNWEAIKRAERAEAGETEAPPSALDGVPGTLPALLRAERVQEKAAATGFDFPSADDAWEKVREEADEVRAADSADALEDEIGDLLFAVVNYARLQGVVPETALRRTVDKFSRRFQTVEAHLGDRMAEAGLEEMDALWEASKREVG, translated from the coding sequence GTGCGTCATACCCCATTCCCCTACGACATCGCCGACCTCGGGCTCTCCGACGACGACCGGGCCGCGGCCCACGCGCCGCTCTTCGAAGACTTCGTCGCGATCGTGCGCCGCCTGCGCCGCGAGTGCCCGTGGGACGTCCAGCAGACGCACGATTCGACCAAGCACCTCACCATCGAGGAGGCCTACGAGCTGGTCGATGCCATCGACGCGGGCGACCCGGTCGACGTCCAGAAGGAACTGGGCGACCTGTTCCTGCACGTCCTCTTCCACGCCCACATCGCCGAGACCGACGGCACGTTCGACCTGTCCGACGTGATGCGGTCGGAGATGACCAAGCTGGTCCGCCGCCACCCGCACGTGTTCGGGGACGAGGTGGTGTCCGGGACCGGCGAGGTGCTCCGAAACTGGGAGGCCATCAAGCGCGCCGAGCGGGCCGAGGCGGGGGAGACGGAGGCCCCGCCCTCCGCGCTCGACGGTGTGCCGGGGACGCTGCCCGCCCTCCTCCGTGCCGAGCGCGTCCAGGAGAAAGCCGCCGCGACCGGCTTCGACTTTCCCTCGGCCGACGACGCGTGGGAGAAGGTCCGCGAGGAGGCCGACGAAGTCCGCGCCGCCGACTCGGCGGATGCGCTGGAGGACGAGATCGGCGACCTGCTGTTTGCCGTCGTCAACTATGCGCGCCTGCAGGGTGTGGTGCCGGAGACGGCACTGCGTCGGACGGTCGACAAGTTCTCCCGGCGCTTCCAGACCGTGGAGGCCCACCTCGGCGACCGCATGGCCGAGGCGGGACTGGAGGAGATGGACGCGCTCTGGGAGGCGTCCAAACGGGAGGTCGGCTGA
- a CDS encoding single-stranded DNA-binding protein gives MARGINKVILVGNLGGDPELRYTGSGTAVCNFSVATTESYKDRDGNQVENTEWHRVVAWARLAEICGEYLSKGRQVYIEGQLQTRQWEDKDGNTRYTTEIKAREMQMLGGRDGGGSSDDGGSYDQSPRPQRQASSNGGGRPQQQAKPSGPSDDYSFEPDDDLPF, from the coding sequence ATGGCACGCGGCATCAACAAAGTCATTCTCGTCGGCAACCTCGGCGGCGATCCCGAGCTTCGCTACACCGGCAGCGGCACCGCCGTCTGCAACTTCTCCGTCGCCACGACGGAGTCCTACAAGGATCGCGACGGCAACCAGGTCGAGAACACCGAGTGGCACCGGGTCGTGGCCTGGGCCCGCCTCGCCGAGATCTGCGGCGAGTACCTCTCGAAGGGCCGCCAGGTCTACATCGAAGGCCAGCTCCAGACCCGGCAGTGGGAGGACAAGGACGGCAACACCCGCTACACGACCGAGATCAAGGCACGTGAGATGCAGATGCTCGGCGGCCGCGACGGCGGCGGCTCCTCGGACGACGGCGGCAGCTACGACCAGTCGCCGCGTCCGCAGCGGCAGGCCTCCAGCAACGGCGGCGGACGCCCGCAGCAGCAGGCCAAGCCGTCCGGGCCGTCGGACGACTACTCGTTCGAGCCGGATGACGACCTGCCCTTCTGA
- a CDS encoding hemolysin family protein, translated as MALPLADVLPGLTGLAIQTGTFVLLLALSALFSGSEVALFSVTTGDREDLADDGGPDAARVLRLLDKPRRLLAAVLLLNTVVNVGAAILSTRLMLQAAEAFGWTPLAALAANAVGLTFVLLVTSEIAPKLIASRQPVTFARTVSGMLSPLVRMVTPMADLLAGLATAVQARFRTEAEPLSSADIKSMADVGEAEGTIGEEERALIHSIVEFGETTVREVMVSRVDMKALSAEADLEDALDLIRTSGHSRFPLFREHLDNVLGVVYAKDLLPSLDGSGRTPDWAAIARSPLFVPPAKPLDDMLADFQGSNTHMAIVVDEYGGTAGLVTLEDLLEEVVGEIRDEFDAEHERLVEALEPGVFRAEARIDLDDLSEAIGIELETDEYDFETLGGLILHLAGDIPSPGDEVEHEGLLFRVEGVEDNRILGVRVERLPEPETPEA; from the coding sequence GTGGCCCTCCCCCTCGCTGACGTGCTCCCTGGCCTCACGGGCCTGGCGATTCAGACCGGCACGTTCGTACTTCTGCTGGCCCTGTCGGCCCTGTTTTCGGGGTCCGAGGTGGCCCTGTTCTCGGTCACCACGGGCGACCGAGAGGACCTCGCCGACGATGGCGGCCCAGACGCAGCGCGGGTGCTGCGCCTCCTCGACAAGCCCCGCAGGCTGCTGGCCGCCGTGCTGCTGCTCAACACCGTCGTGAACGTGGGCGCGGCCATCCTTTCGACGCGCCTCATGCTGCAGGCCGCCGAGGCGTTCGGCTGGACTCCGCTGGCGGCGCTCGCCGCCAACGCGGTCGGCCTGACGTTCGTCCTGCTGGTCACCAGCGAGATCGCCCCCAAGCTGATCGCGAGCCGACAGCCCGTCACCTTCGCGCGGACCGTGTCGGGAATGCTCTCGCCGCTGGTCCGGATGGTGACGCCAATGGCGGACCTCCTGGCAGGGCTCGCCACAGCCGTCCAGGCTCGCTTCCGCACCGAGGCCGAGCCCCTCTCCTCGGCCGACATCAAGTCGATGGCCGATGTGGGCGAAGCCGAGGGCACCATCGGCGAGGAGGAGCGCGCCCTGATCCACTCGATCGTCGAGTTCGGCGAAACGACGGTCCGCGAGGTGATGGTCAGCCGCGTCGACATGAAGGCGCTCAGCGCCGAGGCCGACCTGGAGGACGCGCTCGACCTGATCCGCACGAGCGGCCACAGCCGGTTCCCCCTCTTCCGGGAGCACCTCGACAACGTCCTCGGCGTGGTCTACGCCAAGGATCTGCTCCCGTCGCTCGACGGCTCGGGGCGGACGCCCGACTGGGCGGCCATCGCACGAAGCCCTCTCTTCGTCCCTCCGGCCAAGCCGCTGGACGACATGCTGGCCGACTTCCAGGGCTCCAACACCCACATGGCCATCGTCGTGGACGAGTACGGCGGCACGGCCGGGCTCGTGACGCTGGAGGACCTGCTGGAAGAAGTCGTCGGCGAGATCCGAGACGAGTTCGACGCCGAGCACGAGCGGCTGGTCGAGGCGCTAGAGCCGGGCGTCTTCCGCGCCGAGGCACGCATCGACCTGGACGACCTATCGGAGGCCATCGGCATCGAGTTGGAAACCGACGAGTACGACTTCGAGACGCTGGGCGGCCTGATCCTCCACCTCGCCGGTGACATCCCCTCCCCTGGCGACGAGGTCGAGCACGAGGGCCTGCTGTTCCGCGTCGAGGGCGTCGAGGACAACCGCATCCTGGGAGTCCGCGTGGAGCGGTTGCCGGAACCCGAGACACCGGAGGCATGA